The proteins below come from a single Camelus bactrianus isolate YW-2024 breed Bactrian camel chromosome 2, ASM4877302v1, whole genome shotgun sequence genomic window:
- the MOB1B gene encoding MOB kinase activator 1B, which translates to MSFLFGSRSSKTFKPKKNIPEGSHQYELLKHAEATLGSGNLRMAVMLPEGEDLNEWVAVNTVDFFNQINMLYGTITDFCTEESCPVMSAGPKYEYHWADGTNIKKPIKCSAPKYIDYLMTWVQDQLDDETLFPSKIGVPFPKNFMSVAKTILKRLFRVYAHIYHQHFDPVIQLQEEAHLNTSFKHFIFFVQEFNLIDRRELAPLQELIEKLTSKDR; encoded by the exons TGGTAGCCGTTCCTCTAAAACCTTTAAACCAAAGAAGAACATTCCCGAGGGTTCTCACCAGTATGAGCTCTTAAAGCATGCAGAGGCCACACTTGGCAGTGGAAACCTCCGGATGGCTGTCATGCTTCCTGAGGGGGAAGATCTAAATGAGTGGGTTGCAGTGAACA CTGTAGATTTCTTCAATCAGATCAACATGCTGTATGGAACAATCACAGATTTTTGTACTGAAGAAAGTTGTCCGGTGATGTCAGCAGGCCCAAA ATATGAGTATCATTGGGCAGATGGAACAAACATAAAGAAGCCTATTAAGTGCTCTGCACCAAAGTATATTGATTACCTGATGACTTGGGTTCAGGACCAGTTGGATGATGAGACATTATTTCCATCAAAAATTG GTGTCCCATTCCCGAAAAATTTCATGTCTGTGGCAAAAACTATACTCAAACGCCTCTTTAGGGTTTATGCTCACATTTATCATCAGCATTTTGACCCTGTGATCCAGCTTCAGGAGGAAGCACATCTCAATACATCTTTcaagcactttattttttttgtccAG GAATTCAACCTTATTGATAGAAGAGAACTTGCACCACTCCAAGAACTGATTGAAAAACTCACCTCAAAGGACAGATAA